A portion of the Jaculus jaculus isolate mJacJac1 chromosome 5, mJacJac1.mat.Y.cur, whole genome shotgun sequence genome contains these proteins:
- the Akr1a1 gene encoding aldo-keto reductase family 1 member A1: protein MAASCVLLHTGQKMPLIGLGTWKSEPGQVKAAITYALSVGYRHIDCAAVYGNETEIGEALKENVGPGKAVPREELFVTSKLWNTKHHPEDVEGALRKTLADLQLEYLDLYLIHWPNAFERGDNPFPKNADGTIRYDYIHYKETWKALEAMVAKGLVRALGLSNFNSQQIDDILSVASVRPAVLQVECHPFLAQNDLIAHCHARGLEVTAYSPLGSSDRAWRHPDEPVLFEEPVVLTLAEKYGRSPAQILLRWQIQRKVICIPKSVTPSRILQNIQVFDFTFSPEEMKQLDALNKNWRYIVPMIMMDGKRVPRDAGHPLYPFNDPY from the exons GTAAAAGCAGCCATTACATATGCCCTCAGCGTAGGCTACCGCCACATTGACTGTGCTGCTGTCTATGGCAATGAGACTGAGATTGGAGAGGCACTGAAGGAGAATGTGGGACCAGGCAAG GCAGTTCCTCGGGAGGAGCTGTTTGTGACATCCAAGCTGTGGAACACCAAGCACCACCCTGAAGATGTGGAAGGTGCCCTCCGGAAGACACTGGCTGACCTTCAGCTGGAGTATCTGGACCTATACCTGATTCACTGGCCTAATGCCTTTGA GCGGGGAGACAACCCCTTCCCCAAGAATGCTGATGGTACTATAAGGTATGACTACATCCACTATAAGGAGACCTGGAAGGCTCTGGAAGCAATGGTGGCGAAGGGGCTGGTACGAGCCCTGGGTCTGTCCAACTTCAACAGTCAGCAAATTGATGACATACTCAGCGTGGCCTCTGTGCGCCCAGCTGTCTTGCAG GTGGAATGCCACCCATTCCTGGCTCAGAATGACCTCATTGCCCACTGCCATGCACGTGGCTTGGAGGTGACTGCTTATAGTCCTTTGGGTTCCTCTGATCGTGCTTGGCGTCATCCTGATGAGCCTGTCCTGTTTGAGGAGCCAGTGGTGCTGACACTGGCTGAAAAGTATGGCCGATCTCCAGCACAGATCCTGCTCAG GTGGCAGATCCAGAGGAAAGTAATCTGCATCCCTAAAAGTGTCACTCCTTCTCGTATTCTTCAGAACATCCAG GTGTTTGATTTCACTTTTAGCCCAGAAGAGATGAAACAGCTAGATGCCCTCAACAAAAATTGGCGATATATTGTGCCCATGATTATG atggatggGAAGAGGGTCCCAAGAGATGCAGGACATCCTCTGTATCCCTTTAATGACCCATACTGA